CTCTAGCTGTAATATTCTTTCATCTTTGACTATAAGAGAGCAGCATGAAAGGCCCGTTCAATAAACTCCAAGAAACCGCAACCCCCACAAGATCAAAACTAAATAAATCAATCTGTTACTACAAGCTCTAAATTTTGCAAAACTCATATCGGTCACCCCAACGAGAAACCTACACTCCCCGACAGAAGGATTGAGGAAAGTGACCAGCCGAATCCCGTCAAAATCACAGCTCTGAGAGTTCTGCATCCGAAGCTGATAGATACTGTTGAACGCGTATGATATATTCCCCTTTGCTCCGATCCCATTGCACCAACCACCATAGTTAAGAGTCGTGCAGTCAGCTTCACTACAAGCAAGTCTAAAGTGGTTCGCCACGTTTGATAGGTCCTTAGTTGGGTCTGCAACGCACCACCTAGACGGCAAGTACTGGACATTCCTCGCGTTCTTTAACAGCTTACTTCCCCACCCGAGGTTTAGGGCATATTTCGCCTGACCATCGAAGGAGAAAATCCCCCAGTGCCTCTCAAAATTACCGGGAAGGACACTCTTTGCCCCTTCATCCAGGAGACTAAACAGATAGACATCCATAGGAGGGACTCCTGGTCTCAGAGGAGTTCCTCGGTTACTGAGGACGTGGTTGATAAGGCCTTGGTTGAATGCCCGAGCTGCTGACAGATTTGCATTGAAAGCCCCATCAGTGGGCCACCCCACCTCACCTATCACGATTGGCATCTGACTATACCCAATCTTGGTGAGAGCCGCGACAAGCGTATCAAAGTTCCCATCAAACGCATTCGTGTAAACATTATTCCCGTCCGTGACAGGGTGAGTTGTGCCCTCGAAGGAAGCATAATCT
The sequence above is drawn from the Punica granatum isolate Tunisia-2019 chromosome 5, ASM765513v2, whole genome shotgun sequence genome and encodes:
- the LOC116209158 gene encoding glucan endo-1,3-beta-glucosidase 5-like — translated: MDPTHSFNVKNMLDTHLKAFQHLVGAFVALQTPMEHWPPLAQDLDNQYVAVGNEPFLTSYEGQYVNYVVPTLLNLQQSLAKANLAGSVKLVVPCNADAYEANLPSQGAFRPELTDIMTQLVSFLNTNGSPFVVNIYPFLSLYGSSDFPQDYASFEGTTHPVTDGNNVYTNAFDGNFDTLVAALTKIGYSQMPIVIGEVGWPTDGAFNANLSAARAFNQGLINHVLSNRGTPLRPGVPPMDVYLFSLLDEGAKSVLPGNFERHWGIFSFDGQAKYALNLGWGSKLLKNARNVQYLPSRWCVADPTKDLSNVANHFRLACSEADCTTLNYGGWCNGIGAKGNISYAFNSIYQLRMQNSQSCDFDGIRLVTFLNPSVGECRFLVGVTDMSFAKFRACSNRLIYLVLILWGLRFLGVY